Part of the Diceros bicornis minor isolate mBicDic1 chromosome 2, mDicBic1.mat.cur, whole genome shotgun sequence genome is shown below.
TTGGTTGAGCTGTGGGTTGCCTTTCCTGCCCAGAGAGCCAGAAAAGACTCCTTGTGTCTGTCTTTATTTGGTTAATCAACGGATAACACATTGCACAGATGCCCCAGggtcctctctccctctgagcACTAACCCCCATCCACACCCCTCAGCCAAACTTGGTGACAGAGATAAGAGTCATATCTCTGTCAGCCTCACAGGTCAGGGACAGGTCTTGCTCAGATCCCCAGGGCAGGGCCATGTCCCCTCAGGTCCCCAGGGCAGGGTGGTGTCCCAGGCTGTGTTGTGCTCTGTTCAGCCTTGCTCCAGCCGTGCTTACATCTTTTGGCCTCCAGGTGTCGCTGCAGTATCGCCGACAAATCATTTATCTAGTCCTGTCCTGTGAGGACTCTGGCCCAGCCTTCTGGTAGGACAGGTGACTGTTGAGGCACCTGGTGGAGTCCTGGCCAGGGAGCAGAGCCATGGGGCACTGACTCCGGCCGCACACCCCACCCCACACTGAGGGTACACGAGAACCAAGTTCCCCAGGGCAGCACAGGCCTTGCCTTGTCTCTGGCCTTGGTCCTGAGACCTCATCTGCTGGTGTGGGGCCAGGACTAGAGCGAAGGAGAGACCCACAGGCTGCCTGCAGGGGCCTTGAACTTGATTGGGACAGGCCGTCCCCATTTGCCCCTCCAGGCCTTGGTTTCCCCAAGCCTCAAGCACCCTCACACTCCAATCCCCAGCTCCACAGTTCTGGGGCTCTGCTATCTTCTCTTGTTCTAAATCCGGAACTTCCTAAGGTCTAGGGCATTGGCTGTGAATGTCTGAGACACTTGATTCTAGGAGATTCTGAAATACTTGAGCTGAGTCCTTGCTGAGACCAGGGCCTCTCTTGGCCCATACCCAGCCCCTGGCCTCTGCCTGGCTCACTCCCCTCTCTCCTGACCTGCAGCCCAGCACGGCTCCGCCCAAGCCCAAGCCGCCCCCGCTGACCAAGGAGACGGTGGTATTCTGGGACATGCGCCTGTGGCACGTGGTGGGCATCTTCTCGCTCTTCGTGTTGTCCATCAGTGAGTAGCTGCTCCCCGCCCTCCTCATCACACCACAGGGGTCACAGCACCCCTGCCCCCCAGCACCACCCCCAGGGCCTCAGAACAGCAATTCCGGGCAGTGCACGCAGGCCAGGCGCCCACAGGAGGCCCGCTGTGGTTTCTGGCACCTCCTGATCCACACAAAGTCCCTGTGGAGGGCTGACAGGCCAGCAGTGACCTGAAGTTTCAATTCTGCCCGACCGGGGATGCAGCCACATGGCAATTATGGTAATTACAGGGGACTCCACTGAACCAGGACAGGACGTGTCATTTTTCCCCATCGCTGGCCTCCTGATGCTTTTTCTGCAGGCCAGCTTAAAGGGCCCACACCCAGGGGCCCCAGCAATGCCACTCTTGGCTGCAGCTCAGCTCAGAGGCTCCCCAGACACACAGCAGATGTGGCTCCCAGGCTGCAAACCTTGCCTTGTCAAATACCATTTCCTTGGAATGACTCACTCACCTCAATTAAAAGCAGGAGACCCCTCTCTCCTCTGGGACTGGGAGCTGCTTGATGCAAAGTCGCAACAGAAATGGGTTTGGCATGTTCCCTTCAGTTGTCCTTCCAGAGGGGGTGTCTGGAGTTGGggaaagggagcagagaaatgcCAGCTGGGTGGGGGAGGCCGCTATGGCACAAAGCAGAGTGTGATGGAAGTTCCTACAAGGCCGGGGGTAAGAGGGGGATGGCAGGCAGTGAAGGGAAAGAAAACCCACTCCCCTTGCAAAGGCTTCAGAGAGTAGGGGTCGTCTGAGTGCAAATCGGCGGAGGATGGGTGGAGTTTTGCCAGGTGGGGGGCtggaaaggcattccaggcagaggggatggtgtgcgCAGAGGTGGGAGGAAACGGCCTTCACACCCGCTCTCAGATAACCCCTACAGGACGGTTACTGAGCGCACTTTGGGGGGACGGGCTAAGGTGGCATTTAAGTTCTAGCCGGAGCTGTCAGGGGATGAGgtccctggagggcagggctgACCACAAAGGGCCCATCCCCATGTGGGGGCTCCAGGAGAGACAAGAACACCTGATTTGCACATGCTTCTCCTGGCAGGAGAAGTGCCCTCCCGGAGGGAAAATATCCACCTCCCACCATCAGTTCTTCATGGCTCCAGTGGGAGCAGGGTCTGAGCAAGAGGTTAGTCAGGGCTGTCCATGGAGGTCCCACAGACAGACAGGTGTGGCTGCAGCCTCAGCCTGGGTGTCTGGAGAGGAGAACAACCCCCAGCACCAAGAGGCAGGGTTGGGGGGGCATCTGTCCTGTAGGGACCACAGAAGCAATCGAGGGTGCAGGTCCAGGAGCAGCTCTGGGGTGCCCCAGGGAGCAGGGCTGAGGGCCCTGTGGGGCCTCAAAACACGCAGTGCAGCTGTTAGTGGAGCATCACCCCCCAGAGCCTTGTGGAGAGGGCTGGGGTTGGATGGGATGCCTCAGGGGGATCTCCTCCAGCCCAGGGACTTGTATCCAAAGCCCCTGCCTGAGCCCTGAAACTCGATCCAAGGcactttatttctctccttctttgaaaagaagtgaccaggccaggctgggtagggcaagcctagAGTGAGTGGCCATGTTTGAGCCCTGCTCTGGCTGCCAGTAGCTGCCCTCTGAGCTCTCTTCTCTGAGCTCTCAGCCTTGGTGGAGAGCCTGAGTGGGCATGGTCCTGAGGAGGTGCCTGGTAGGTGGCTGGAAGAGGTGGCCCAAGCCAGTAGGGTTGAAGTAGGGGATCAATCTTGGGCCTCAGGCATACACACAGAGGTCTGGAGAAGACCAGAACCAGCTGTTTGGATAAGAAAGACCTGCTGTCTACTCAGGTCTACCTCCAGACAGCAGTGTACAGTCTGACCTACCACTGGGGCCCTCATGCTGGGCTCCCCAGAGTGTTCCTGGATGCTGTTGGCTCCCCCATCCATTCCTTTAGGAATCCAGTCCTGTCCTCAGCAGCAAAGGCTTTGAGaccatctcattcattcattcattttttttcttttattctgagtCTGGGTGAGACTTGGGGGGGGGCCACAATATTTGGCTGAAGGGGTTGCACAAGATGACCCTAGAGGGTGCTCCAGCCCAGGCCACGTAGGTCTGATCCATCTTCCCCAAAATAGGCCTGGCTTGTCCTGCCTGGCCCTCCTGTCCCCAGGAGTCTGCCAGGAAGTTATGTCTGGTCAACTGATTTATAATAGGAAGCagctccatccccttccctgaggcTGGGGCCAAGGTGGTCAGACTGTGGGGGCCTTAGAAAAATAAACTCAGTCCAGCTGGGTCCTGGCAGCCCTGCCCTGCCATGGCCATCACTAGACAGGCCAGCTCCATGCTCTGGCCCAGCTCGCGTGGGCGCAGCTGCCCTCGGCTGGAAAACGGCTCCTGGAATAACTCTGTCTGAGGTGAACGCCCCAGGGCAGAAGGTCTGTACCCTCTCACCCGCTCTTGCAGCCAGGAGGAGCCCAGGCTTGTCCTCAGGGAGGTTGAGGAGGATGCAGCCACGTCCTCCGGTGTCTGAGGCAGCTCTGTTCTCaagagcctgggaaagaaaaactaGGATGCACTAGGAGTCCAGAAGCATGACTGGAAGCACAGGATAGCCTCCaggaagctggagctggagccatgGGGCAGCCCTCTGCCCTGCCCTCCGGGAACTCTCAGTCTAGTCAGAAGGACCCTCAGGACCAGGACCAGCAATGGggccagtgcaaaatgaaaatacgagaccccttgttcaaaaattattatgaaTTTCAAGACAGTTACAGcggagcattaaaccaagcacaagGCCCTtctaagggtggggccctgtgCGACTAGATGAAGCCAGCCCTGCTTAGGAAGGATAGCTTGGAAATCCCAGAGCCCGCAGGGGTTTTGTCAAGATGCGGAGCCTCCTGCCAGAGTCTCTTGGGTGAGACACACATAGGTAGATGGAGGCAGGCCTAAAGTTTGGGTACCACCATGAGGTGTCTGAGCTCTGGTCCCGGCCAAGCCTGCTCTGTCCCCACTACAGTTATCACTCTGTGCTGTGTCTTCAATTGCCGCGTGCCACGGACCCGGAAGGAGATTGAAGCCCGGTACCTGCAGCGAAAGGCAGCCAAGATGTACACGGACAAACTGGAGACTGTGCCACCCCTCAGTGAGCTCACAGAAATCCCTGGAGGTGAGaaggtccaggcccccagccccgccACCATCCGACCCTGCTGAGCCAGCCAGTTCCTCAGCCCTGCTGCCCAGAGTCGTTCTTCCCCGCCCCCGCAGCAGGTTCAGAGGGGACCCAGCCCTGTCCCTGGAGATGAGAGCACAGAAATGGGTCAGAGAGAGGCAAGTCAAACAAGGAGCTATGCTGCAGATAGAAAAGGTTTGGAAGGAAGT
Proteins encoded:
- the TMIE gene encoding transmembrane inner ear expressed protein, which encodes MAGRRRGAGPFWALGGAVLGVCLAGVAGQLVEPSTAPPKPKPPPLTKETVVFWDMRLWHVVGIFSLFVLSIIITLCCVFNCRVPRTRKEIEARYLQRKAAKMYTDKLETVPPLSELTEIPGEDKKKKKKDSVDTVAIKVEEDEKNEAKKKKGEK